TTAGGTAGAGAAAAGTTAAGCCACCTGGGACATGCCTCCTGGGAGAGCGTGGGAAACTCCATTAGTAGAAGTTTATTTAGGGATTTTATACCCAGCCGCAAGACACTGAGCTTCTGGACTTCTGTCACAAGTTGCCCCCCATTGACCCAAAACAATATCTGATGTATGAAGACCTTGAATGGCTGAACAACATTCTTCTACATCATCCCTTCATGTAATTAATGGGGAAGTAACTAATGTGACAGTAACTACACAAGCCCAAAGGATTAAGGTAATGTGGGTAAACTATCAGCCCCATGAGCTAAAGGATTTGCATCACAGGGAATGCAAACGCTGATGTGATAACACCTGTTAGCATAACTGGCCAGTAACATGTACCAGAGATACTTGCCTTCTTCCCATCAACAGTGTAGAGCTTCTTCACCGGGAATTGCAGGATCTCTGAAATCTCATCCAGGAGCGTTTTGAAACTCCTGGCATTTCTGCGGTTCAAGATAATTGAGCGCCGAAAACCACTTTCTCCATTCTTAACTAGAGTGATTTTCTTGGGTATTCTGGGGCCATGCTGAGTGAAAGGTGTGGAATAATCTTCAAGCTTGCCCTCCTGAGCTGCTCTTCTTAAGGTACTGGAGGGACGACCACTTCGTGGAGGACCTGGCCTGTGTCCCCCAGAAGTAATGCTAATAGGCTTGACGTATTTCTTGTCGGAGCAAAGGTAGCATCCTCCATCCTCCAGCTGGTCCAGCTCACTGATGCAATGTATTCCTCGTGGGGTGGTGATGGTCCGTACTCCAAATGGCAGTGGGACCCGATGAGAGAGGTCATCCATAAGTGCATTGAAGCTCTTGAAGCTTCGCTGGTTGATGGCCATCTTGACTCCCGCAAACTGAGGATCTCCACTCTTGAAGAAGGTTATTTTTTTGGCTGGGGGTACCTTGGTGACAGTGCTTGTCCGAGCCACGGAGGGAAAGGGCTGCTCATAGTTGTAGGAGCTGGTGGTTGACAGGTAGTCAGCAGGCACCTGAGTCATCCCTTTTGCTTAAAGGTAACTACAAGAGAAGCAAAACAGAGTAGGGTTTGTTCGAGTCATGCAGAATCAGTGCCTGACTAGCATGGGAGCAGATTGTTTTCCTCCTAACAGTTTTACCATCTATGCTTGATCAAGAGCAGATTGTACCAACACGGAATTATGAACTCACTGGCTCAGGTAGGTGCGAGGAAACACAGCAGGACGAACAGCCATAACCCTGCTCCTCACAGTTAAACCATCCTTGTCCCGCAGATGCCAATGAGAATTCAGTCAGTGTGAGTCGCCCCTGAGGCACAAAAAGCATGAGTCAGACCCCAggcaaaacccacaaaacctgATATTTGTGTATTGTTGTCCTTTTGAGTTTTGTGTCTTCCTTGCTTATATTTTTGAGGTTTTCTCTGAAACTACCAGAGCCAGTgattacttcagttttatttttacaagc
The genomic region above belongs to Calonectris borealis chromosome 3, bCalBor7.hap1.2, whole genome shotgun sequence and contains:
- the RP1L1 gene encoding retinitis pigmentosa 1-like 1 protein gives rise to the protein MTQVPADYLSTTSSYNYEQPFPSVARTSTVTKVPPAKKITFFKSGDPQFAGVKMAINQRSFKSFNALMDDLSHRVPLPFGVRTITTPRGIHCISELDQLEDGGCYLCSDKKYVKPISITSGGHRPGPPRSGRPSSTLRRAAQEGKLEDYSTPFTQHGPRIPKKITLVKNGESGFRRSIILNRRNARSFKTLLDEISEILQFPVKKLYTVDGKKIDSMQALLHCPSVLVCVGREPFKPVSMENLRKHSVEKLPDLAPRSNGNNVNGNNERFPPYTLQSFFYMLPVSG